Part of the Ruania alba genome is shown below.
CCAGATGGTGCTGGAGACCGACCTCCAGGTCGCCCCCGTACTGCTGGACCGCCTGGCCGGGCCGCCGGTGGCATGAAGCCGGTGATCGTCGCGGGCAGCCTCCAGATCTGGACGAGATGACGTGCGTGGAGCGGAACTGATCACCGACGCGACCGCGGAGTTCGAGCGTGCGCTCCGGGAGCTGCCACCCCAGGCATGGGGGTGCCCGACGCCGTCGGAGATGAGCGTCAGAGACCTGGTCGGGCACGTGGTGGCAGGGAACCGCCTCACGGCGCTCCTGCTCACGGGCAGCTCGCGTGCGCAGGCTCTGGAGCAGATCGCTGGTGACCTGCTCGGCGACGACCCGTTCGCGGCGTTCGTCGCTTCGGCGCAGGAGCAGGCCGACGCGTTCGCCGTCGCCGCCCCGGAGCAGCCTGTCCCCGGGCCGGCCGGGATGGCGACGGCGGCCGACTATCTACGGTTCCGTCTCGTCGATCTCATCGTGCACGCGTGGGACCTGCGCCGCGGTGCCGGTCTCGACGACACCCTCGATCCGGACCTCGTGGACCATCTCCTGCGACTGGTGGAGCCGCACCTGCCCGAGATGGTGGCACTCGGTGTCTACGGCGACGGGCCGAGCGGAGCGCTTCTGCCCGAATCGCCGGCGCAGGCTCGCCTGCTCGATGCATTCGGCAGGCGGCCCTGAGGTCTATGCGGTGACCGCATCCCGGATGTCGGCGGTGCTCGAACCGCGCACCACGAGCTCCGGGGCGAACTCCACCTGGCGGGCGGCGTCCGTTCCCGACTCGGTGAGCAGCATGTCTGCGGCTGTCCAGCCGAGAGTGTGCATCGGCTGGCGCACCGAGGTCAGCGGGGTGGTCAGCATCGAGGCGAACACGACGTCGTCGTAGCCCACCACGGCCATGTCCTCCGGGATCGAGACGTCGTTGTCGCGCAGCGCGCGCAAGGCGCCCAACGCGGTGAAGTCGTTCGCGCAGAACATGGCGGTCGGGCGGGGCCCGCTCTCGGCGAGCAGACGGCGAACGGCAGCGTCCGCCGCATCCGCGTTCAACGAGTCCAGGCTCACCTCGGTGAGCACCTCAG
Proteins encoded:
- a CDS encoding TIGR03086 family metal-binding protein; the protein is MRGAELITDATAEFERALRELPPQAWGCPTPSEMSVRDLVGHVVAGNRLTALLLTGSSRAQALEQIAGDLLGDDPFAAFVASAQEQADAFAVAAPEQPVPGPAGMATAADYLRFRLVDLIVHAWDLRRGAGLDDTLDPDLVDHLLRLVEPHLPEMVALGVYGDGPSGALLPESPAQARLLDAFGRRP